In a single window of the Olivibacter sp. SDN3 genome:
- a CDS encoding lipocalin family protein has protein sequence MKTFKSLIKMLIAIMVIAGVNLACSKDDDENNPETDPIIGTWNLRAVHDGEETVDVTDRECFRDSRFIIDETVMDLTLSVPDEDTEECQTETINGAWVRENGNYYLLNGEQRQQTGIVLNDDNQTLQMVITANGRQVGLIFRR, from the coding sequence ATGAAGACGTTTAAATCACTGATCAAAATGCTAATAGCCATTATGGTTATTGCCGGAGTTAACCTAGCCTGCTCCAAGGATGATGACGAAAACAATCCTGAAACTGATCCCATAATCGGTACATGGAACCTGCGTGCGGTACATGATGGAGAGGAAACGGTTGATGTAACCGATCGGGAATGTTTCAGGGATTCCCGTTTCATCATTGATGAAACGGTGATGGATTTAACACTTTCTGTACCTGATGAAGATACCGAAGAATGCCAGACGGAGACGATTAACGGTGCATGGGTAAGGGAGAACGGTAATTATTACTTGTTAAATGGTGAGCAACGGCAACAGACAGGTATCGTGCTGAATGACGATAACCAGACACTTCAAATGGTTATCACCGCAAATGGTAGGCAAGTAGGGCTTATCTTTAGAAGATGA
- a CDS encoding AraC family transcriptional regulator, which yields MHVLYNGLFAFLATVFFAIPFSYAAVDTTLITKKHLEIRKLVTKDPQQALTLAKECVDLSEDLADDSLTARSYYLLGLGYYYISQFDVSSAYYKKALESPVAAKDIDLQSSCWNNLGINYEMRMKYSESLDAYLKSLRIAEQLADAVLIGKSWINIGLLYAKLNNEKEANHYLYKALDFFTKEGDQLNMALCYQNIGLLLVNLGKVDEGIAHERKALKLYEEIADTQNQMYILYNLANIYSQKGLVPQSNQYIVQTEAINDKYGDQLITNHLRFAKAENAFTEGKLVEAERLLHEAKAGFNKIDAQGEAMHVNRRLMDFYAASGRYDEYVQLRESNFKWFEEEYVRKESAHMAELKILYEQEKKDLQLESQDRLIHMKTRENWLLYSSLTILLLAMGSLSILYVRLKTANRVLLKKNREEINYFKQYDGSDSQTAVVITDAANPVVEDDRFKALHSDILEIISKQKNFGNPNFNMADLAYQLHTNERYISSAINQHSGMNFNRLVNSFRVNEAKKMLLNPTYRNLSNDQLADRVGFGNVNTFYRQFKEFTGFTPMKFKKLSKL from the coding sequence ATGCACGTTTTATATAACGGCCTGTTCGCTTTCCTGGCAACTGTTTTTTTCGCAATACCATTTTCTTATGCTGCTGTGGATACGACGCTTATTACTAAAAAACATCTGGAAATTAGAAAGCTAGTAACCAAAGATCCACAACAGGCGCTAACGCTTGCTAAAGAATGCGTGGATTTAAGTGAAGACTTAGCAGATGATTCGCTTACGGCGCGTTCTTATTACCTCTTAGGCCTCGGTTATTACTATATTTCGCAGTTTGATGTATCAAGTGCTTACTACAAAAAAGCGTTGGAATCTCCGGTCGCGGCGAAGGATATCGACCTGCAGTCTTCCTGTTGGAATAACCTTGGTATTAATTATGAGATGCGGATGAAGTACAGCGAAAGCTTAGACGCCTACTTAAAATCATTGCGTATCGCGGAGCAATTAGCGGATGCAGTGCTTATCGGTAAATCCTGGATCAATATAGGCTTACTTTACGCTAAACTAAACAACGAAAAAGAAGCGAACCATTACCTCTATAAAGCACTCGATTTTTTTACAAAGGAAGGGGATCAGCTAAATATGGCTTTGTGCTATCAGAATATTGGTTTACTGCTGGTAAATCTCGGTAAGGTCGATGAAGGGATTGCACATGAGCGAAAAGCACTGAAGTTGTATGAAGAGATAGCAGATACCCAAAACCAAATGTATATTCTTTACAATCTGGCAAATATTTATAGCCAGAAAGGTCTGGTACCTCAGTCAAACCAATATATAGTGCAGACTGAAGCGATAAATGATAAATACGGCGATCAACTCATTACCAATCACCTCCGTTTTGCAAAAGCAGAGAATGCTTTTACCGAGGGGAAGTTGGTGGAGGCCGAGCGACTGTTGCATGAGGCGAAAGCAGGATTTAATAAGATAGATGCACAGGGAGAGGCGATGCATGTGAACCGAAGGTTGATGGACTTCTATGCCGCTAGCGGGCGTTACGACGAATATGTGCAGTTACGTGAAAGTAATTTCAAATGGTTCGAGGAAGAGTATGTCCGCAAGGAGAGCGCCCATATGGCGGAGCTAAAAATTCTTTATGAACAGGAAAAGAAAGATCTGCAGCTGGAGTCTCAGGATCGATTAATCCATATGAAAACACGTGAAAATTGGTTGCTGTATTCTTCGCTGACCATTTTACTCCTGGCAATGGGGAGTTTGAGCATATTGTATGTACGTTTGAAAACGGCTAACCGGGTTTTGTTAAAGAAGAATAGAGAAGAGATCAACTACTTTAAACAGTATGACGGGTCCGATTCGCAGACGGCAGTGGTAATAACAGATGCAGCGAATCCTGTAGTTGAAGATGATCGATTTAAAGCGCTCCATAGCGATATTCTGGAAATTATTAGTAAACAGAAAAATTTTGGGAACCCGAACTTCAATATGGCAGACCTGGCCTACCAACTGCATACCAACGAGCGCTACATTTCCAGTGCCATAAATCAGCATAGTGGTATGAACTTTAACCGTTTAGTGAATTCTTTCCGGGTGAATGAAGCCAAGAAAATGCTGCTCAATCCAACTTATAGGAACCTATCGAACGACCAGTTAGCAGATAGGGTAGGTTTTGGCAATGTCAATACTTTTTATAGGCAATTCAAGGAGTTTACTGGGTTTACCCCAATGAAATTCAAAAAATTAAGTAAGCTATGA
- a CDS encoding TonB-dependent receptor, whose amino-acid sequence MRIFLYTGIWFLVAVSNCAFAQGRFGKVMGEVRTSDNKSLPYASVLIKNSPYGAMANADGKFSFEVPEGQYTLAVTYAGYTTNQIQVTVTAGETFDVQVITVDAASNQLQEVIIEDIETNKFGRRESNSAARMPLGHLENPQAYSVITKELMQEQMAIDYNSAMLSVPGAVVMNGVNDSGNEVFLRGFNGVVSFRNGLVSNPRSQSEIFNLEKVEVLKGPSGTLFGGAMTSYGGIVNNLTKKPFESYRGTVSYHTGSWGLNRFTVDLNTPLNNDRTALLRVNALGHMENGFQDAGKQRNFGFAASMAFKPNERTTVRFDADIYRPDKPLVAFIRNTEVLDATTMDRVNLPYYRSLLSDDVTTPRQNINASAEIEYRISDHWTSRTSYLHNSTGESGSIFFVPTYLRDEQIERRFRVFDNYQTNSDHLQQNFNGDFNIGNVNNRLVVGVDLFSTSTKYQEMFPVFQVYDTVAMHASGWPPLSRVDIERYRMERANGTTAASSGSTTYSAYFSDVAEVLPRLKAMVSLRLDRYQQKSSYTYTPTNGGVSTEGFGQTFLSPKFGLVYEPIRDQLSFFANYLNAFVNQSPSMGLASEGDLDRIDPSLQTWKPEEANQYEGGLKMNLFNGRLTGTVSYYNIRVSNRLRSIADGISVQDGTQVSKGFEVDIIANPLAGWNIVVGYGYNDNEYIRDTEGNQGKRAQWTPVHVANFWTSYKFLDGTVKGLGLGVGANYVGETYFDVDNTFGIPAYTLLNATIFYDQPKYRVGVKVNNLTDNHYWDFFGKPQKPAEFIANISYKF is encoded by the coding sequence ATGAGAATATTTCTTTATACAGGCATTTGGTTTTTAGTAGCTGTAAGTAATTGCGCATTCGCGCAAGGGCGTTTTGGAAAAGTGATGGGTGAAGTTCGCACAAGTGATAACAAATCCCTTCCTTATGCTTCTGTGCTGATAAAGAATTCGCCTTACGGAGCTATGGCCAACGCGGATGGTAAGTTTTCTTTTGAAGTGCCTGAAGGACAGTACACTTTAGCGGTTACCTATGCCGGCTATACGACTAATCAAATACAAGTAACCGTTACTGCCGGTGAAACCTTCGATGTGCAGGTGATTACGGTAGATGCTGCGTCCAATCAGTTGCAGGAGGTAATCATCGAGGATATTGAAACGAATAAATTTGGGCGTAGAGAGTCTAATTCCGCAGCACGTATGCCACTGGGTCATTTGGAGAACCCACAGGCGTATAGCGTGATTACCAAAGAATTGATGCAGGAACAGATGGCCATCGATTATAATTCCGCTATGCTGAGTGTGCCCGGTGCTGTGGTGATGAATGGGGTGAACGATAGTGGAAACGAAGTGTTTTTGAGAGGTTTTAATGGAGTGGTATCCTTTCGGAACGGACTGGTAAGTAATCCCCGCTCGCAATCGGAAATCTTTAATCTGGAAAAGGTGGAAGTACTGAAGGGGCCTTCGGGCACACTCTTTGGCGGAGCAATGACTTCTTATGGTGGCATTGTGAATAACCTGACCAAAAAGCCCTTTGAAAGTTATCGGGGTACGGTCTCTTACCATACAGGTAGTTGGGGGCTTAACCGCTTTACCGTCGATCTGAATACACCTTTAAATAATGATCGCACAGCCTTGCTGCGTGTTAACGCGCTGGGGCATATGGAAAATGGTTTTCAGGATGCAGGTAAGCAACGGAACTTTGGCTTCGCGGCCAGTATGGCTTTTAAACCGAACGAACGTACAACAGTTCGCTTTGACGCCGATATCTACCGGCCTGATAAACCTTTGGTAGCCTTTATACGGAACACAGAGGTTTTAGACGCTACGACAATGGATAGGGTGAATTTACCCTACTACCGGTCGTTATTGAGTGATGATGTGACAACACCCCGGCAGAATATTAATGCGTCGGCGGAAATAGAATATCGCATATCTGATCATTGGACTTCCCGTACATCTTATCTCCACAATAGCACAGGTGAAAGTGGATCAATTTTTTTCGTGCCAACTTATTTGAGGGACGAACAGATTGAACGCCGTTTTAGGGTGTTTGATAATTATCAAACGAATAGCGACCATTTACAACAGAATTTTAATGGTGACTTCAACATAGGGAATGTGAATAACCGCTTGGTAGTAGGGGTCGATCTTTTTTCAACCAGTACGAAGTATCAAGAGATGTTCCCGGTATTTCAGGTTTATGATACGGTGGCCATGCATGCATCGGGCTGGCCTCCACTGAGCAGAGTGGATATCGAACGTTACCGCATGGAACGTGCCAATGGCACAACGGCTGCTTCCAGTGGCTCAACAACCTACAGTGCTTATTTTTCTGACGTAGCAGAAGTGCTACCCAGATTGAAAGCGATGGTCAGCTTACGTTTGGATAGGTATCAACAGAAATCGTCTTATACGTATACCCCAACCAATGGTGGCGTAAGTACTGAGGGGTTTGGACAGACTTTCCTTTCGCCAAAATTCGGACTGGTATATGAACCCATCCGTGATCAGCTCTCATTTTTTGCTAACTACCTTAACGCTTTTGTAAACCAATCGCCGAGTATGGGGCTCGCGAGCGAAGGCGATCTGGATCGGATAGACCCTTCTTTGCAAACCTGGAAACCGGAAGAAGCGAATCAGTACGAAGGGGGCTTGAAGATGAATCTTTTTAATGGTCGGCTAACGGGCACGGTATCGTATTATAATATACGGGTAAGTAACCGTTTGCGAAGCATAGCTGATGGCATTTCTGTACAGGATGGAACCCAGGTGAGCAAGGGATTTGAGGTAGATATTATTGCCAATCCCTTGGCGGGCTGGAATATTGTCGTGGGCTATGGCTATAATGATAACGAATACATTCGGGATACAGAAGGTAACCAAGGGAAACGGGCGCAGTGGACCCCGGTACACGTGGCGAATTTTTGGACAAGCTACAAATTCTTGGACGGAACGGTTAAAGGTTTGGGACTCGGTGTTGGCGCGAACTACGTAGGTGAAACTTATTTTGATGTAGATAATACTTTCGGCATTCCGGCTTATACGCTGCTGAATGCTACCATCTTCTATGATCAACCTAAATACAGGGTAGGTGTTAAGGTGAACAACTTAACGGATAATCATTATTGGGACTTCTTCGGAAAACCACAAAAACCAGCAGAATTTATTGCGAATATATCCTATAAATTCTAA
- a CDS encoding sugar transferase, which produces MFTSSTKYYPSVKRLFDFLLSLLAILVICSWLFPLIAIVIRLNSPGPIFYRQQRWGKGNRPFWCLKFRTIYIEAPRLTNIGVFLRRSRWDKLPLLFNVLRGELSIVGPRPHTYSMHDQAMKMEKNHYKLSVKPGITGWAQVNGFRGESAIPELWCARVKHDLWYIENQHFLLDIKIVMLTIRNILLGSDTSFPHT; this is translated from the coding sequence ATGTTTACTTCCAGTACTAAATATTATCCTTCCGTTAAACGCCTGTTTGACTTTCTGTTGAGCTTATTGGCTATTCTGGTTATCTGTTCATGGTTATTTCCACTTATCGCGATAGTTATCCGCTTAAACTCTCCCGGCCCTATCTTTTACCGACAACAACGGTGGGGCAAGGGCAATCGGCCATTCTGGTGTTTGAAATTCCGCACCATATATATAGAAGCTCCACGGCTCACTAATATAGGGGTGTTTCTTCGCAGAAGCCGATGGGATAAGTTACCCTTGCTTTTTAATGTATTACGCGGTGAACTATCCATTGTAGGACCAAGACCTCATACCTACTCCATGCATGACCAAGCGATGAAAATGGAAAAAAACCACTACAAACTCTCCGTTAAACCCGGCATTACGGGCTGGGCGCAAGTCAATGGGTTTCGCGGAGAATCTGCCATTCCAGAATTATGGTGTGCCCGGGTGAAACACGATCTCTGGTATATCGAAAACCAGCATTTTTTACTTGATATAAAGATCGTTATGCTTACTATACGTAATATACTTTTGGGTAGTGACACATCATTTCCCCACACTTAA
- a CDS encoding alpha/beta hydrolase — protein MWKKVLFIIVCSMLGLYVLVCGLLYFFQEKLIFFPEKLDNDFKFSFDDEYEELNIKTADGKLLNGLLFKTAEPKGLIFYLHGNAGSLNSWGTVAKTYTDLSYDLFILDYRGYGKSEGSISGQDQLFGDVQGAYDELKQKYEEKDIVVLGYSVGTGPAAKLASTNNPGLLILQTPYYSLTDLVKRMFPLLPTTILKYKFETNSYLQDAAMPIVIFHGDRDKVIYYESSVKLKNDLGEKVNLITLPGQGHNGLTDNPDYLKAIKKILK, from the coding sequence ATGTGGAAAAAGGTATTATTTATTATAGTATGCAGTATGCTCGGATTGTACGTACTGGTATGCGGGCTACTTTACTTTTTTCAGGAAAAGCTGATTTTCTTCCCCGAGAAATTAGACAACGATTTTAAGTTTTCATTTGACGATGAATACGAAGAGTTGAACATCAAAACAGCCGATGGCAAACTACTTAACGGATTGCTTTTTAAAACAGCGGAGCCGAAAGGATTGATCTTCTATCTGCATGGCAATGCCGGATCCTTGAATTCTTGGGGAACCGTGGCAAAAACATATACGGATTTAAGTTATGATCTTTTTATACTAGATTACCGTGGTTACGGAAAAAGTGAGGGTAGTATCAGTGGGCAGGACCAGCTTTTTGGAGACGTCCAAGGAGCTTACGACGAACTGAAACAAAAATACGAAGAGAAGGACATCGTTGTTTTAGGTTATTCTGTAGGAACAGGGCCAGCGGCCAAACTGGCCTCAACAAATAATCCTGGATTACTGATCTTACAAACACCTTATTACAGTTTGACTGATTTGGTTAAGCGAATGTTTCCGCTATTGCCAACAACTATACTCAAGTATAAATTTGAAACAAATAGCTATCTACAAGACGCCGCAATGCCTATTGTGATTTTTCATGGCGACCGTGATAAGGTGATCTACTACGAATCGTCCGTAAAGCTGAAAAATGATTTGGGAGAAAAAGTTAACTTAATTACATTACCAGGTCAGGGACACAATGGGTTGACCGATAATCCCGATTACCTAAAAGCGATAAAGAAAATTTTAAAATAA
- a CDS encoding mechanosensitive ion channel family protein, with the protein MAIIFWTMGYFNRYSRHIRFLAIFHILLLFFFLDIHGQETKTSTDTSAVQPAFPEDSLGRRTPRGAVQGFIRAVAQQNYGKASYYLDVPKSLRKKISGEDLAMALQQTLDSRGNIFPYSLINNDYNGDLKDELANDLDRVGNARNEEGSFEVLMQKTEDKHAAPIWLFAQQTLEKVPLPIADSVQHETFIQQTFPEAMENTRWGGVPISHWLAIFVLILLSLAIAWTILKIIISLIPLVWRKAASSPTISVIKAFSLPVQLYLSVLFFVMLSERAGISIVVRQRFGDMVVVVGTIALFLLLWQLADATAKIVEKQMVRRKNPSGISATLFLRRATKIAIVIVGMIMVLNTFGLDVTTGLAALGIGGLALALGAQKTVENFVGSVTLIVDQPIRVGDFCKVGEIVGTVERIGMRSTNIRTLNRTIVTIPNGEFSSLQIENFAHRERFWFHPFFHLPYETTTDQIRFLLVELRAVLYAHPLVNPLPARVRLVELTRDAYVLEIFAYINAVDFDQFLEVQEDLYLRMLDVIATSGTQLARPAQTVHVAEENKFSPEKAAEVKEQVQQWQESGELQLPNFDADRINELKNTIPFPPEGSVSRKR; encoded by the coding sequence ATGGCAATAATTTTTTGGACCATGGGTTATTTTAATAGGTATAGCAGACACATCAGATTTTTAGCGATTTTCCACATATTACTGCTTTTCTTTTTTTTAGATATACATGGGCAGGAAACTAAAACATCAACAGACACTAGCGCAGTCCAACCCGCTTTTCCCGAAGATTCATTAGGTAGGCGTACGCCAAGAGGAGCCGTGCAGGGGTTTATCCGAGCAGTGGCACAACAGAACTATGGCAAGGCATCTTACTATTTGGATGTGCCAAAGTCTTTAAGAAAAAAGATCAGTGGTGAAGATCTGGCCATGGCATTGCAGCAAACACTGGATAGTAGGGGTAATATATTTCCTTATTCGCTTATAAACAACGATTACAATGGTGACTTAAAAGATGAACTGGCCAATGATCTCGATCGCGTCGGTAATGCGCGTAATGAGGAAGGTTCTTTCGAAGTGTTAATGCAGAAAACAGAAGATAAACACGCCGCGCCAATTTGGCTATTTGCGCAGCAGACATTAGAAAAAGTTCCGTTGCCAATTGCCGATAGTGTGCAACACGAAACTTTCATACAGCAAACCTTTCCCGAAGCGATGGAAAACACACGATGGGGGGGCGTACCGATCAGTCATTGGTTAGCCATTTTTGTACTTATCCTGTTATCGCTTGCCATCGCTTGGACAATACTGAAGATCATCATCTCGCTCATTCCATTGGTATGGCGGAAAGCTGCGTCCTCACCCACTATAAGCGTTATCAAGGCTTTTTCCTTACCGGTACAACTATACCTAAGCGTGTTGTTTTTCGTCATGCTCAGCGAGCGGGCCGGAATATCCATTGTGGTACGGCAGCGCTTTGGCGACATGGTAGTTGTAGTAGGAACTATTGCCTTATTCCTGCTGCTCTGGCAGCTTGCCGATGCTACAGCGAAAATAGTGGAGAAGCAAATGGTACGCAGGAAGAACCCTTCGGGCATATCTGCTACATTATTTTTGCGAAGGGCAACAAAAATAGCTATTGTGATTGTGGGCATGATTATGGTGCTCAACACTTTCGGTTTGGACGTAACTACAGGCTTGGCAGCACTAGGTATTGGTGGTTTGGCCTTGGCCTTGGGTGCGCAGAAGACTGTTGAAAACTTCGTCGGCAGTGTTACCCTAATTGTCGATCAACCGATACGTGTGGGTGATTTCTGTAAAGTAGGAGAGATTGTGGGGACGGTGGAGCGCATAGGTATGCGGTCTACAAACATCCGAACCTTGAACCGGACAATCGTTACTATCCCTAATGGAGAGTTTTCTTCTTTGCAGATAGAGAATTTTGCACATAGAGAACGCTTTTGGTTCCATCCCTTTTTCCACTTGCCATACGAAACCACTACCGACCAAATCAGGTTCCTGCTGGTGGAGTTGAGAGCGGTGCTATATGCGCATCCTTTGGTTAACCCTCTGCCTGCCAGGGTGCGCCTCGTAGAGCTTACGCGCGATGCCTATGTATTGGAAATTTTTGCCTATATCAATGCGGTGGATTTCGATCAGTTTTTGGAGGTACAGGAAGATCTTTACCTTCGGATGCTGGACGTTATAGCAACTAGCGGGACACAATTGGCCCGGCCGGCACAAACGGTACATGTAGCAGAGGAAAATAAATTTTCTCCTGAAAAGGCAGCTGAAGTGAAAGAACAGGTACAACAGTGGCAGGAATCAGGAGAACTGCAGTTACCCAATTTTGACGCTGACCGGATCAATGAGCTGAAAAATACTATTCCATTTCCACCAGAGGGATCTGTGAGTAGAAAAAGATGA
- a CDS encoding sulfatase — translation MNSKLFSLFLILTSVMVYGGLSLAQQNKGNRPNIVYIMSDDHAYQAISAYGYGLNHTPNIDRLAKGGVLFSRATVTNSLCAPSRAVLLTGKHSFINGKVDNEARFDWNQDNFAKELQKNGYQTALIGKIHMDGLPQGFDHSAVLIDQGEYYHPNFVINGKKQQLQGYVTDLTTDMALEWIKDRDPEKPFCLLYHQKAPHREWLPALRHIKTYTNKTIKEPETLFDNFEGRGTAAKTAEMNILKHMNWAGDNKIPPAMMDELGLKEFIAWDKKAYEDNLGRMTAEERATWDAVYNPIMEDFKQRYPSMNGEELMRWRYQRYMQDYLGTVAAVDDGVGQLLDFLEANGLDENTIVVYTSDQGFYLGEHGWFDKRFMYEESLRTPLIVRYPAEIPAGTASNALVQNLDFAPTLLDYAGVEAPKDMQGESFRKLVSQEDTTWRDAVYYTFYEYPSIHMVKRHYGIRTDRYKLIHFYYDVDEWELYDLKEDPQELRNVYDDPSYQTVSQEMRKKLTELRKKYKDSEENDQQFINHTVKH, via the coding sequence ATGAACAGCAAGCTATTTTCCTTATTCCTCATATTAACTTCAGTAATGGTATATGGAGGTTTAAGTCTCGCACAGCAAAATAAAGGTAATCGCCCGAATATTGTTTACATCATGAGCGACGATCACGCCTACCAGGCAATCAGCGCCTATGGCTACGGCTTAAATCATACACCTAACATTGACCGTTTAGCCAAAGGGGGTGTTTTATTCTCAAGGGCAACAGTAACCAATTCACTCTGTGCACCAAGCAGGGCGGTGCTACTTACCGGTAAACACAGTTTTATCAACGGCAAGGTAGATAATGAAGCCCGTTTTGATTGGAATCAGGATAATTTTGCCAAGGAACTTCAAAAGAATGGCTATCAAACTGCGCTCATAGGAAAAATCCATATGGATGGTTTGCCTCAGGGCTTCGATCATTCGGCCGTGCTGATTGATCAAGGCGAATACTACCATCCGAATTTCGTAATCAATGGAAAAAAACAACAGCTGCAGGGTTATGTAACGGATCTTACCACAGATATGGCCCTAGAGTGGATAAAAGATCGAGACCCGGAGAAACCTTTTTGTTTGCTTTATCATCAGAAGGCTCCCCACAGAGAATGGTTGCCCGCATTGCGTCATATAAAGACCTATACCAATAAGACGATAAAAGAACCTGAGACGCTCTTTGACAACTTCGAGGGTCGTGGTACAGCTGCGAAAACCGCTGAAATGAACATTCTCAAGCATATGAACTGGGCAGGCGACAATAAGATACCACCTGCGATGATGGATGAACTGGGTTTAAAAGAATTTATAGCTTGGGATAAAAAAGCCTATGAAGACAATTTAGGCAGGATGACAGCCGAAGAAAGGGCCACTTGGGACGCTGTATATAATCCAATAATGGAAGATTTCAAGCAACGCTACCCATCCATGAACGGAGAAGAGCTAATGCGCTGGCGCTATCAGCGCTATATGCAAGATTACCTCGGTACCGTAGCAGCGGTGGATGATGGCGTTGGGCAATTGCTCGACTTTCTGGAAGCTAATGGCCTGGACGAAAACACCATTGTCGTCTACACTTCCGATCAGGGTTTCTATCTCGGAGAGCATGGCTGGTTCGATAAACGATTTATGTATGAAGAGTCTTTGCGCACGCCCCTGATCGTTCGTTATCCGGCAGAAATTCCCGCAGGCACCGCCTCAAATGCATTAGTACAAAATCTAGACTTTGCGCCAACATTACTGGATTACGCTGGTGTAGAGGCGCCCAAAGACATGCAGGGAGAATCGTTCAGAAAATTGGTAAGCCAGGAGGATACCACTTGGAGGGACGCTGTTTATTACACTTTTTATGAATATCCCTCCATCCATATGGTTAAAAGGCATTATGGCATACGGACAGACCGTTATAAGCTAATTCATTTTTATTATGATGTAGATGAGTGGGAATTATATGACCTTAAGGAAGACCCCCAAGAGCTACGCAATGTGTATGATGATCCTTCTTATCAAACAGTTAGTCAAGAAATGCGTAAAAAATTAACGGAATTACGCAAAAAATACAAAGATTCGGAGGAGAACGATCAGCAATTCATTAACCATACCGTAAAACATTAG
- a CDS encoding PepSY domain-containing protein codes for MMKTTNTKDAPAKKTGKNGFDKAVAWIHLWPSLVSALILIFVCLTGTIVVYCDEIMEFSAGDARYVKTVGEKKLPIETLIGKLKEAYPDKRPPGYAVAYKDPKRTIRFNMFEPAKGLSMVYMDPYTGEILKDDPTIHFFYITAHLHNSLLLGKVGQHIVDIATIIFLVELLTGLILWWPKKWTKSTKEASFKVKWKASIKRINYDLHNVVGFYALSIALILTLSGLIIAYKPLAKFTITAFGGTPGHEWEDDLPKMKDDGEPVDLYALLDRSFDANPGKGEAQIATYKWDSMGYYHFSIAKSIGLKSADAPSFHFVDKYTGDDIDVPSEGMMHEKVENVYWSLHMGTWLGQTGKFLTFVGGLVSTSLPITGFFIWWNRRKKKKRKSVRNDSPKKDLGNNRPAFRPKMVSSPES; via the coding sequence ATGATGAAAACAACTAACACTAAAGATGCACCAGCAAAGAAAACTGGAAAGAATGGATTCGATAAGGCAGTGGCTTGGATACATCTTTGGCCAAGTTTGGTTTCTGCGTTGATACTGATTTTTGTATGTCTAACAGGCACTATTGTCGTGTACTGCGATGAAATTATGGAGTTTTCTGCGGGTGACGCACGATATGTGAAGACAGTAGGTGAAAAGAAATTGCCGATAGAAACGCTGATCGGTAAATTAAAGGAGGCTTATCCGGATAAAAGGCCCCCGGGTTACGCCGTGGCCTACAAAGATCCTAAAAGGACTATTCGTTTTAACATGTTCGAACCTGCTAAAGGTTTGAGCATGGTGTATATGGATCCCTATACCGGCGAAATATTAAAAGACGATCCAACTATTCATTTTTTCTATATCACAGCACACCTGCATAATTCGCTGCTGTTGGGTAAGGTTGGGCAGCATATCGTGGATATTGCTACGATTATCTTTCTCGTAGAGCTCCTGACCGGATTAATTCTTTGGTGGCCGAAGAAATGGACAAAATCTACCAAGGAGGCAAGTTTCAAGGTGAAATGGAAAGCCAGCATTAAACGCATTAATTATGATTTACATAATGTTGTGGGGTTTTATGCCTTATCTATTGCCTTAATACTGACCTTGAGTGGCTTGATTATCGCCTATAAACCTTTGGCGAAATTTACGATCACGGCATTTGGTGGCACGCCTGGCCATGAATGGGAAGATGATCTCCCGAAAATGAAGGATGATGGAGAACCTGTCGACCTTTATGCCCTACTTGATCGGTCGTTTGACGCTAACCCCGGAAAAGGAGAAGCGCAGATTGCTACTTATAAATGGGACTCGATGGGGTATTATCATTTTAGCATAGCAAAGTCCATTGGTTTGAAGAGTGCTGACGCACCTAGCTTCCACTTTGTAGATAAATATACGGGCGATGACATTGATGTGCCGTCTGAGGGAATGATGCATGAAAAAGTGGAAAACGTTTATTGGAGTTTGCATATGGGCACATGGCTTGGACAAACGGGTAAATTTCTCACCTTTGTAGGTGGACTGGTTTCGACCAGTTTACCTATCACGGGCTTCTTTATTTGGTGGAACCGTAGGAAAAAGAAAAAGAGAAAATCGGTGCGTAACGATTCTCCTAAAAAAGATTTAGGAAATAATAGACCGGCATTTCGGCCAAAAATGGTGTCTTCGCCAGAATCGTAA